From one Bdellovibrionales bacterium CG10_big_fil_rev_8_21_14_0_10_45_34 genomic stretch:
- a CDS encoding MotA/TolQ/ExbB proton channel family protein gives MFTYISQAFTNGGIWMFAILGVQIVSIAIILERAFYLYLRKQPNQTKTANQFESAIKSARLEEALAGAEKMSASNAIAPVAMAGIQAGLNSGGREEIESRMSEVLNVQSQRLEKRTHFLAMLGNIATLTGLLGTIVGMIQAFSGAAALSAADKSQMLTEGVALAMNTTAYGLIVAIPALVMHSILSSRTQQLQDDLESGATRIFNWLSFNYQPIQTAKVSRFRK, from the coding sequence ATGTTTACCTATATTTCACAGGCATTTACTAATGGCGGCATTTGGATGTTCGCAATTCTCGGCGTTCAGATCGTGTCGATAGCTATTATTCTTGAAAGAGCATTCTACCTCTATTTAAGAAAGCAGCCGAATCAAACAAAAACTGCTAATCAGTTTGAAAGTGCCATCAAGTCTGCACGGCTTGAAGAGGCGCTTGCTGGTGCTGAAAAGATGTCGGCTTCAAACGCGATTGCTCCAGTTGCCATGGCGGGAATTCAGGCCGGGCTTAACAGCGGAGGCCGTGAAGAGATCGAATCGAGAATGTCTGAGGTATTGAACGTTCAGTCTCAGCGTCTCGAAAAAAGAACTCACTTCCTAGCCATGCTCGGCAATATCGCAACGCTAACAGGCCTTTTGGGAACTATCGTCGGTATGATTCAAGCCTTCTCTGGTGCGGCCGCTCTTTCGGCAGCTGATAAGTCTCAAATGCTCACCGAAGGTGTGGCACTTGCGATGAACACCACTGCCTACGGTCTTATTGTAGCGATTCCTGCACTTGTTATGCACTCAATTCTTTCTAGCCGCACACAACAGCTGCAAGACGATTTGGAGTCTGGAGCAACAAGGATTTTCAACTGGTTGAGCTTCAACTATCAACCCATTCAGACAGCAAAAGTAAGTCGATTCAGAAAGTAA